CGCCTTAATCCGTGTGATAGAAAGCCAGAATAGGAGTAAACAAAAGATGTATGAATTGCTGTGTGCATGCATTAACAGTTCTGATTTCCCTGTATATGCATCACGCATGTAGATCTGGTCACCTTATTGATGTAGTTTTTCAGAAAACTGTCCTTTGACTCTGCACCAAGTGACCCATTCTGAATGCTTATTTTCAGGTTCTTTGTTGTAATTGACGACATGCAGAGGGAATATTGGAACAGCTCTTTCAGAAATGCCTTTCCTTCTGATACGGGACTGAGCAGCATTGTGATCGTAACGACGGCCATCCAGTCCATAGCAAATGCCTGCAGCTCTCGCAACAGCCATGTGTACGTGATGAGAACCCTGAATGAGGAACACTCAAGACAGCTATTCTTGAAAGAAGCATCATGGAAAGATTACCCACCAGGTTCAGAAGCAATCCTGAAGAAATGTGATGGTCTGCCGCTTGCTCTCGTCACAACAGCCCAATTCTTGCAAAGCAGATGTCAGCAGCAGCCTCTGGGATGCGCAAAGCTGTGCGACAACCTGGGTAAGCATCTTGTGACAGAAGACACCTTAGCAAGAATGAAGCGTGTGCTTGTTCACCATTACAGCAGCCTCCCTGGCCATGTCATCAAGGCCTGCTTGCTCTACCTGGGAATTTTCCCCAGTGGTCATCCTGTCAGGAGAAAAACTCTGATAAGGAGATGGTCAGCTGAAGGATTCGTGGGAGCAGACCATCACCGGAGCTCTCTAGATGTCGCCATCGACAGCTTCGAGGAGCTCGTTAACCGGAGCATCATCCAGCCTGTTGATGTGAGCAGCAACACTGAGGTGAAGACCTGCCAAACTCACGGTATGATGCTTGAGTTCATCCTGCACAAATCCATATGTGACAACTTCATCACATTTCTGTACGGTCAGGCTCGCCTGCCTGACAAGATCCGTTGCGTTTCCATACAACAGAACAGTGGTAGTAAGACCAGAGTGGATTCAGACATTGATCTGTCCCTTGTCCGGTCTCTGACGATCTTCGGAAAAGCGCACAAGTCTTTCCTGAATTTCTCCAGGTATAAACTTCTCCGGGTTTTGGATCTCGAAGAGTGTGATGAATTGGAGGACGAGCATCTGAAGAAGATATGCAAGCGGTTGCTTCTCAAGTACCTAAGCCTCGGCCGTGGAATTACAGTGCTTCCAAAGGAGATCGCAAAGCTGAAATTTCTTGAGACGCTCGATTTACGGCGAACGGTGATTAAGTTTCTTCCCATACAAGTGCTCGAGCTGCCATGTCTGATTCATCTGTTTGGAGTGTTCAAGATCCAAGATGCTGACCAGCAAATGAGGAAGCTCAAATCCTTCCTGACGGAGAAAAGCAAGTTGGAGACACTGGCCGGATTTGTCACCGATAGGTGCCAAACATTTCCTCAGCTCATGAAACATATGACCAACTTGGCAAAGGTGAAAATATGGTGCGAGAACACCGCAGatgccagcagcagcagcaactctGATGTTCACCTGTCAGAGGCCATTCAGGAGTTCATCCAGAGAGGCACAGATGTGAACGATGTCCGATCACTCTCTCTCGATGTCGGCGAATGCTCCCAAGAATTTCTCAACTTCTCTTTAGGAGATTCATGCTACCTAAGCTCCCTGAAGCTGAAAGGAAACAAGATATGCAGGTTGCCACCGTTCGTCACCTCGCTGGCCGTTCTCACTGATCTGTGCCTCTCATCCTCTGATCGCCTCAGCTCTGATGTTCTTGCGGCCCTGAGCAACGTCCGCGCGCTGCGTTACCTGAAGCTGATCGCGCGTCACCTGGACAGGTTCGTGATCGAACGCGGCGATCTGCAGAGCCTGCGACGCCTGCACATCGTGGTGGTGTCCATGACGACGATGAGCAAGCAGCAGCCAGAGATCCAGGAGGGAGCCCTGCCGAATCTGGAGTCGTTCCATCTCCTCTGCAAGGATCTGGATGGCCCCTGCGGCCATGGAGGCATCAGGATCGACTCCCTCGGGCTCGGGTGCCTCAGGGAGATTGTTCTTGACGACGGAGTTCGTGAGACGGCGAAGGAGCAGTGGAAGGACGCGGCGAGGCGGCACCCGAAGCGGCCCAAGGTGGTGTTCGTCGGAGCGGGAGACGTCGTCGatcggcggcgggtgggtgctgctgctgctgccgcgcctgcagcagGAGAGAGCAATTCTGCGATggcaccggcggcggtggcttcggtggtggccgccggcgacgtcaaGAGGCCGGCTAGGGAGGAATCCGATATCTCCGCCGCGCTGGCGAGCCTTCCGGCGAAGATGGCGAGGCTGCTCGGCGCTGCGAGCATCCACCAGAGTAGTGGGACTCAGGGCGAGCTGTCCTGCGGCGGGAACGGAGCATCACAGCGCCATTTCAGCTAGACAGAGATACAGAGAGCATAGCGTGGTAACGGGTAACTATCTCTGTTACCTCTGTTCCATATTACATGTCGTTTTTAGTTATATTCTAAGTTGAACTTGTATAGTTTTGATCGAgttacatataaaagtaaatactACTCCactataagagcaggtacaatagcaaattataagctagctatacacatattttaagaagataaaataGGGGAGAGAAAAGCAGTcggctacatatttgtagccagctatagtATGGACTCTGAGACacattgtgtgtgtatgatagatgAGACCAGATTTAATAGGGTAGTATGTAACtgttgtatgaattagctattaaattaactatagatgatttaaagctattagttggctatactattaaacttgctctaaaacaTGTTAATTAAAATCCACTATAAAACATGTTGTTCTGATAGTGTATTTATTTAGTATTGGAgatgttaattattttttactgtATAAATTTgctcttaaaaataaatttgaccgAGTATAATACTAGAACACCTCCCGTTGTGGAACTAAACCTCCAATTAATGTAAGCATCTAGGAAGAAGAATCTTTATTTCTTTAATTCAGCTTCACAAGAGAAAGTTACACTCAACCTGAGTACCTGACGTTTTATCTGCGCTTCCGCAACGTCTTATTTGCTCACGGATTACATATGACTGCAAGTACATACACATTTCCAATTATTAGGCAACAGTAATTACTCACTAATTGGCCTTGGTTAGGCTTATTTACGTGTTCTAATTGGTGATAACTAGAGACATATTTAATTATTAGTCATTATTTCTAGCTTTTGAGAGAGATGATCCCATTCTGGATATTCCACTGCATGCTCCAGTGGTTGTTGACGTTCTTGTAAGTCCAATAGGCCCATCCGAAGGTAGCTCGTCCATAAACATCTAGCTGGGCTTGTGCAAACCTCTGATAATCCTGGTTAGATGCTCCCTGCACATTCCACTCAGCCACCCACTCTCCTGCATATATAATTAAGCAACATATATGTATCGATCACGTTCAAGAACTTGTAATCTTCATGTATAAACAGTACTCACTCCCTCTCTAGGTTGGTTGAAAGTAATTGTCATTTTGGATATGGCCAATATTAAATTTCAAGAATTTCGACTACAAATAtcttctaaaatatttttttcttctgaataTGAAgaccatatatataaattaatcttaaaatacactttaataaaataatatatttgttaataTTTACATATATTGTAGTAAAAAATACTGATTAGAATTATTTCTTTGAGACCGTGTCCTCCAAAACGACATTTACTTTCAACATGAAGCGAGTGCTCCATGTTGAAAGTAATTAAATTCGCTAGAGAAACTTGCAAATGAACTTACCCACGAACGTcagcggcccattcggccttgTGACGGTGCTGAGTTCGTCGGAGCGGTTGGTCCTGACGTAGTCGATGTTCTGGTCGACGGTGAGGCCGTTGAAGCTGCTGGTGAAGAGGTTGTAGTAGTGGACGTCGAGGACGGCGCCGGggaagccggcggcgaagcCGAGGAGCTCCGTGTTGCTGGCGGAGAGGCGGTTGGACATGACCACGTACGCCGTCGAGGTGTACTTGCGGACGGCGTTGTAGCCGTCCTTGTAGTATCTCATGAGAGCCGGGAGAGTCACCCCGGGTGCCAGTGGCTCGTTCAGGAGCTCCACGGCCAGGAGGCTGGGGCTACTCGCGTATCTGTGTAGAGTAATTTAATTATTTGAGAGTAAAGTTCAGCAAACTATAATAATTATTTGAATGAAACTATCATTTCGCTACAACTTTAGTTTTGTGCTGTATTTCACAACGGGTTTATCATACAACtatgagcaattttacggtccttgaggaggtaagtaccattttttctattgtaaatttggtatctcatggtacctcatggtacctaggTACGATGATGTACCAtgaaaattttggtacctcatgataTCTCCTTAAGAACCGTAGAATTGCTCTAAAACTATAACTGTATCCCCTAGTGGTTGAACCATCTTTCGGAttgtcatatactccctccgtttctaaatatttgacatcgttgattttttagcacatatttgaccgttcgtcttattcagaaacatatgtgaaatatgtaaaactagatgtatacatataagtatatttagcaatgaatcaaatgatagaaaaaaaattaataattacttaaaatttttaaataagacgaacggtcaaacgtatttaaaaaagttaacggcgtcaaatatttagaaacggagggagtatactattATTATAGACTTACAATCACTTGCAGTTATTTGGAATGACAAGCAAAAATTGCAGCAAACTaatagttttgaaaaaaaaacttatagcTTACTAAAATTTACTGTTTATTTTACAATAAGTAAATTAAATTAGGACAAACCATTCATGATTAATGGAAATTCCTCGTATTTTACTTCCGAAGAGATAATGGATAAACTAGACAAGACAAATTAAACCTATTTTGTGTAGTGAATTGAAATATCTATGTGGAATAATTAAAATTGTGACCTGTGTGTGAGGAAATCGATGACTTGGACAGTTTGGGCGATGTTGGCATCCGTGGTGCCCCAGTCCTGTGAACCATCTCTGGAGGCACTGTGCTCAAACGGGTTCTGCGACCCAGGTGCAGCGTGCAGGTCCACAATGACTCCCAAATTATACTTCCTGCAATGTACATACGGAGGACACATGCATAGAAAATCTCTGTCATTTGTAAAGTACAACCATCTATCAAGGGACTGCTCATTGTCCTGATTCCAAACCAATTTATTCTTCCCCCAAAATCAAAATTGTTGGAGACAGAGAATTTAATCATACTTGACTTATGctggaaattaaaaaaaatgagcatatgcttttaattttgactaaaTATGGAACAATTATACACTTACTCTGCCCATTTGAATGCATTATCCAAGGCTTGGAGGGATCCTCCAACGAAAGGAGCAGGAGGATTGGGGTCGCTAGCAATCCACCATCCAACTGGAATTCTCACTGCGTTTAGCCCACTTGTTGATATGAACTTGAAGTCGCTCTCAACTATGTATGTGCGCCAGTGTTCCTGCAAAACACAAAAAAATAGGATATATACTTATAATTTGTACATGTGCAATAATTAAAAAGAGGTGGCAATCTGcctgttataaaaaaaatttgcatcAATATCACGAGATATGTAGGTAATTCTCATCAAAATGCAAGGATTTCTGTGTgcttatctatatatatatcctgGCTGTCATTTGTTgactagtactacctccgttttttaatagatgacgccgttgactttttctcacatgtttgacccttcgtcttattcaaaaaatttacgtaattataatttattttgttatgagttgttttatcattcatagtactttaagtgtgatttatatcttatacatttgcataaaattttttaataagacgaatagtcaaacatataagaaaaagtcaacggcgtcatctattaaaaaacggagggagatCTATTTCTCTCATGGAATACCTAGGACTGGAGAAAATGTGAGTGGACTCAAAACCTAAATCAGAAACCAGACGGGTCCTTGTAGAAAAATTAAGATGGTTTTCATCAATTTCGTCCAAAGTACTTCCTGGAAACGTTTATTCATAGCGCAGCCATTATTATTTGACTATACCAGTTCTCGCCGTACCTAATTATTCAGAGACAGCTGTCTATATAATTTTGTCAAAGAATAAGAATGGATTGAATGCATCAACTGAAAACCAAACTTGGAAGCCAGCTAGTATGTATCTAGATGCATGGATCGTTTTCAAGAGATTAAGAGCTTTTCCCATCAACAGTCATTTCCCATTGGACTATGGAAGCCAATATAAATATCACTTTCTGGGAATTGAACAGCTGAAAAGTTGGTATACTAAAGATTAATTCAAGTTGGTCAATTAGTCTTTTTTTTATGTTCAATCTTACTGGTTTGTGGTTAACcaagtcaaacatattttacttCGATCATAAGGATATTTACATTAATATTTCCTCTATATTTAAATATACAATACTATTAACTTTACACGTTAATTATGTTTGATTCttgtgatttattttatcactaaagatattttaagtataaattatttatatttacactaagttttttaataaaataaatagtcaaacgttatgtctaaaaatcagcaacaatataaatttaaaatcaGACGGAGTATAACAATAGCACATATATGAAAACAGAGCTATCCTCATGTTTCTTCTCTTTtgccatatatatactccctccattcttaaaaaaataaaactagtacggatgtgatatatcctagtAATACTCCAacttagggcttgtttggaggagcttctagcagctgcagcttcGAGAAGCTCCCCCCAAACAGTCTAGCTTTTTGTCtagattctgagaatctgtagttgtagaatctggaaatgaactagaagccagaagctggattttccagcttctccagattctcaccagctagcttctcagcagctgcttctcagaatcttaagctcctcCAAACAGGCATTTCGTACTAGGCTAATTTTGTTTGGGAAATATGTGTCATAACCAACTTAGTATATTAGAATATGATGCATTTCGTACTAGgctaatttattttgggatatgGAGGAAGTAGTCAAGTAATTGGTTCTGCAATTTGCATATTCCTTTTACTATATTTCGAGTGTTCAGATATTTACCCCATTCAAGACTATATATCTTTAATTGTACGTTTTGTA
Above is a window of Oryza sativa Japonica Group chromosome 10, ASM3414082v1 DNA encoding:
- the LOC4348470 gene encoding disease resistance protein RGA4-like, with translation METAVLSAVLRTLGPKLYAFLRDGHDLLRRDLERDVHYIRNELAMIAAAIEEHDRRPPPAAGDVRSAWIRGVRDLACDMEDCVDRFVHRATGHGLASMGARAKFAAVIQELRRKSEELSRLRASYAAAAGEPSCWVATGSSALTLPASSSEAHTLASDIVGMDGPRDEILELIGETQGQLKVISIVGFGGLGKTLLARQIYESDAVAAQFHPRIWVRAAGKNAEDVLMDILQQLGMPVHHCHASNLVVNLRNCLESKRFFVVIDDMQREYWNSSFRNAFPSDTGLSSIVIVTTAIQSIANACSSRNSHVYVMRTLNEEHSRQLFLKEASWKDYPPGSEAILKKCDGLPLALVTTAQFLQSRCQQQPLGCAKLCDNLGKHLVTEDTLARMKRVLVHHYSSLPGHVIKACLLYLGIFPSGHPVRRKTLIRRWSAEGFVGADHHRSSLDVAIDSFEELVNRSIIQPVDVSSNTEVKTCQTHGMMLEFILHKSICDNFITFLYGQARLPDKIRCVSIQQNSGSKTRVDSDIDLSLVRSLTIFGKAHKSFLNFSRYKLLRVLDLEECDELEDEHLKKICKRLLLKYLSLGRGITVLPKEIAKLKFLETLDLRRTVIKFLPIQVLELPCLIHLFGVFKIQDADQQMRKLKSFLTEKSKLETLAGFVTDRCQTFPQLMKHMTNLAKVKIWCENTADASSSSNSDVHLSEAIQEFIQRGTDVNDVRSLSLDVGECSQEFLNFSLGDSCYLSSLKLKGNKICRLPPFVTSLAVLTDLCLSSSDRLSSDVLAALSNVRALRYLKLIARHLDRFVIERGDLQSLRRLHIVVVSMTTMSKQQPEIQEGALPNLESFHLLCKDLDGPCGHGGIRIDSLGLGCLREIVLDDGVRETAKEQWKDAARRHPKRPKVVFVGAGDVVDRRRVGAAAAAAPAAGESNSAMAPAAVASVVAAGDVKRPAREESDISAALASLPAKMARLLGAASIHQSSGTQGELSCGGNGASQRHFS
- the LOC4348471 gene encoding probable glucan 1,3-beta-glucosidase A, which encodes MRHFELLLFLLLCSPCLFSVSDGRTVRPAKRGAPSPPIRAVNLGGWLVTEGWILPSLFDDIPNKDLLDGTQLQFKSVTQNMYLCAEQGGGTILVANRTSASGWETFKLWRIDEDTFDLRVFDNLFVTVAGDGVTVVATVASPGPGEAFQIVRNGDKTRARIRAPNGMFLQAKTSDSVTADYDGETNWGDDDPSVFVVTRVGGLQGEYQICNGYGKAKATQVLREHWRTYIVESDFKFISTSGLNAVRIPVGWWIASDPNPPAPFVGGSLQALDNAFKWAEKYNLGVIVDLHAAPGSQNPFEHSASRDGSQDWGTTDANIAQTVQVIDFLTHRYASSPSLLAVELLNEPLAPGVTLPALMRYYKDGYNAVRKYTSTAYVVMSNRLSASNTELLGFAAGFPGAVLDVHYYNLFTSSFNGLTVDQNIDYVRTNRSDELSTVTRPNGPLTFVGEWVAEWNVQGASNQDYQRFAQAQLDVYGRATFGWAYWTYKNVNNHWSMQWNIQNGIISLKS